Part of the Henckelia pumila isolate YLH828 chromosome 2, ASM3356847v2, whole genome shotgun sequence genome is shown below.
CAAGGGGGTTGCGCTCGCATATCTCGACAGTCCAACAATGCCACCACTAGACTGAAATCACAGTAGACGCACAAAACATGTGCATAAAGAAATAAGTTGCAGTCATAATTATGTACGTGCAATTCTTAAAATGTAATTAGACTTTAACTAAGGAACTGTGTGCTACAAATAGAATGAACATTGTGTGCAAGAAAATCTTAATGTAACAATTAGTTTCTGCCTCCTAAAGGCAAATGCAAGGACAAAATTTGTTGCAAGCGACACGATATGCTCCTTTTTACAAAAAAGATGTACCCAAATGAAAAAGGGATCAATGCTATAACTTCATAAACCTTCTGAAGTCTTCTCCAAGTAGAATGTATATTGCAACTATCAATCCTTTTGCAACCTAAGTAGAAAATAACAACAAACCTCTATGAGGGCAACAAATGCAGCCATCATCATGGCGAAGGCTTCACCAGCATCAAATGAAGGTGCCCCCCACTGAAACGGATACGGAACTCTTATCCTGCAAATGATGAACAAACACTTGTTTTAGTAAAGAAAACAATTTTGGAAGCTCAAGAAAATTAAGCTTACCAGGGAGCAGCATCTATAAGTCCAGCACGATCAGTTCTGCAGCTTATTTGCGTGTTTGTTGGCTTTCCATTATAGGCGCCGCCAACAGTAAGAAAATGAGCATAAATCCATACAATCACCACTGAGAATAAAACTGAAAACCGGTCCAAGAGATACTTTCCCGGACGTATCAGGTGGACCAAATACTGTAGTAAACGACATACTTGTTATGATACTGAAACTAGTTACCCGAGTTAACTGTTGGATTTGCTTATAGTGACAAGATGCTTGGGGGACAAAATGTTGAACTTGTAACTGTTACCTGAGAGAAGAGAACCAAAAGGACAAGCTGTGGCAACCCGATTTCAATGCATTTGGCAACCTGAATGCAAAATGCAGAAAAGGGTGAGTTTGTATGGTATTTGACTGAACAAAGTTTCTTGAAAAAGgagaaaaaatatttgaatgtgGCAACTAAAAGCTGTTTTATTTCTTACTCCTGGAAAACCAAACTCATAGAGCCCAAAACCGGCGACAGAAACCAAAGGGACAACGGAAATTGGGCTCAGAAACCTGCATCATTTTGAACATGTTGCATTAGTACAGATCGAACACCTGGAACCAGTGTAATCTTACATAAGACAACAtgttttaaacaacttagttgTTGACTACAACTAGTAAACATGACTATGTGCTTCAATAATATTGATGATATAACGGCTAAGGTATTAGACAAACCTCACAACATTACGCCAAAGACCGCTGAAACCCAGGACTATCTGGACTGTCGAAGCAACAATAAGTGCACCCTGTGTGGCCCTCATTATCTTCTTGAACTTCTGAAGACATCATACATGGTAAACACGTCTTAAAGATCAAATCATCAGAAATAAACAGTAGTATTTCGCGCAGGACTCTCTATGTACTGTTCTCTCCATGCAGTTTTATGTAAGTCTCAGAAGACTATAAGATGAGTTggttttgtaattttatttgcTGCATAGTTTATGAGGTGCAGGAGATATTTATTGCATGTTCATATCTGATGAACTAAAACAAGCCTAAGCTACCAGAATGATATGCTGTTACAACCTGACCCACAAGCTCACGCAAACAATACTCTATTAAGTGAGTTCTGCAAGGGACTACTGGGTATACGCTCTCACTTCACGAGGATAAGACCTTTTGCATATGTTCATGCCATACTTGCACAAGGCCTTTTGCATATGTACCCGCACCTCGGATGGAGGTGAGGAGTCACACATGCCAACAGACTGAAAGATCAAACAACAATAGGATCAAGATCACAAACCGATATTGGGTCAGGATCGCTCCATCTGCCAGACAAAATGATCGAAATTGTGGGGGCAACAAAGGTGTATGAACCCCCAATTACAGCAGGTAATCTGGTTCCAAACCATGTCTGCAACAGCGTGTTCAAACCAGAAACAAACAGCAGCGTCTGAATAACTTTCGCTTTCTCCTCCTTGAGGTGCAAAAAGTTGGTGTGAGAATGTATAACAgcatatataaatcaaatagaGCCGACGTTCAGAAATTGAACTGCACAAGGCAATCCAATGCCTCACATTTCCTCCTCCCATTTGAGGTACCAAGGCCGTAGGAATCATAACAGTTGTGCCAAGCATCACCAGATAATGCTGGAATCCAAGAATTATAGCTTCGGCTGCAAAACAATAACAATTTTACATTCAAAAAATTACACTTCCACACCTTTTGTATTATATAAAACCAAGAGCGAAGGCATTTTCTGACCATTCACCGGCAAACATTAATCCATTACACATTTGAATGCTAAGTTTCAACATAACAAGTTACACGATTATGACTCAGCTATGTTTATCGTAACATTTAGATAAAGGAGTTCCAAACTTGAACTAATGTAAATGAACCAACATAATTAGAAATTTAGACACATCCTGAGTCACCGTCAACGCGGTTGTATTCTAGAAAACACATGCATAAAATGTAATGCATATGATTAAGGGTAACTACATGTTTATGGAAATTGGATTGAAATACATTAAAGCAGaaggaatatttttatttttcataaaaaggTAAAGATAAAAACAG
Proteins encoded:
- the LOC140883480 gene encoding nucleobase-ascorbate transporter 6-like, whose protein sequence is MAAKAADEPVPHLPKDQLPNVAYCITSPPPWPEAIILGFQHYLVMLGTTVMIPTALVPQMGGGNEEKAKVIQTLLFVSGLNTLLQTWFGTRLPAVIGGSYTFVAPTISIILSGRWSDPDPISKFKKIMRATQGALIVASTVQIVLGFSGLWRNVVRFLSPISVVPLVSVAGFGLYEFGFPGVAKCIEIGLPQLVLLVLFSQYLVHLIRPGKYLLDRFSVLFSVVIVWIYAHFLTVGGAYNGKPTNTQISCRTDRAGLIDAAPWIRVPYPFQWGAPSFDAGEAFAMMMAAFVALIESSGGIVGLSRYASATPLPPSIFSRGVGWQGIAILLSGIFGTGNGSSVAIENIGLIALTRVGSRRVVQISAGFMLFFSVLGKFGAVFASIPMPIVAALYCVFFAYVGSGGLSFLQFCQLNSFRNLFILSFSTFLGLSIPQYFNEYTAINGYGPVHTSGRWFNDMVNVPFSSKAFVAGIVSYFLDTTLHKQDAQVRKDRGKHWWDKFKDFKTDTRSGEFYSLPLNLNKYFPSV